GCCCACCGCGAGTCCCAACGACTGCGCGTGCTCGGTGTCGAGCGTGATGCCGTCGAGCACGTAGGTGATCGCACCGACTTCACGGTGTCCGATCGCATCGGCGGCATTGGCCGTGAGATTCACGAGTGCTTCGTGCAGTTGGGCCGCGTCGGCATGAACACTCGCCACGGGCTCGCCTGTGCGAAGGTGCAGGGCGATGCCGGCCGGAATTGTGGGTCGCAGGAGCTTCAGGACTTCGTCGATCAACGTCGGCAGCGCGACGTACTCACGATTGGGCGTTTTCGGTCGTGCGAACGTCGTGATGCGGCGGACGATCTCGCTCGCCCGGGCGCTCGCGCGCGTGATTTCGGTGACGGCATCGGCGGCCGCGTGGTGCGCGCCGATATCCAACGCCGCGAGCTCTGCGTTTCCGCGGATGGCGAGGATGATATTGTTGAAGTCGTGCGCAATACCGGCGGCGAGGGTGCCCAGCGACTCCAGCTGGCGCGACCGCAAGAGCGTCTCGGTGGCGCGCTTCCGGGCCGAGATATCGGTGCAGTTGAGCTGCACGGCAGTGGCGCCCTCAAAGGTGATGGGGGTGCACTGGACGCTGACTTCGAGCGTCTCTCCGTCCACGCGCACGAATCGCAGCTCGGTCATGCGACCGGCCACGTCAGCAGACGGCGTGGCCGCCGTGTACTGCAGGAGCGCATCGCGGTCCTCCGGATGCACGAATTGGGTTAGCGACATCCCGACGACATCGTCAAGTCCATGCGCACCGAGCAAGGCCGTCGCCGCCGCGTTGCCGTAGAGGACGATGCCGCCACGTTGGACCAGAATGGCCACGGGTGAGAGCTCGACCAAGGTGCGATACTGTCGCTCGCTTTGGCGCAGGGCGATCAGCACCTGCATCTGGTCCGAAATGTCCGTGTGCGTTCCGGTCATGCGAACGGGCCGCTGCTGCGCATCCCACTCCACGACCTTGGCGATCGAGCGAATCCAGACGCTGCCTCCCGTGCGCGTCCGCATGCGATACTCCATCTGACGCGTGTCGCCGGTCCGCAGGCACTCCTCGAACAGCCCCAGCACCGCCGCGCGATCGTCGAGGTGAATGCTGTTCATCCACGTCGACTGGCTCATATTCGGCTCGTGCGGATCGGCGCCCATGATGCGCGCGAAGTGCGCGCTAGTCATCACCGCACCCGTGCGAAGATCGAGATCGAACCAGCCCTGGCGCGTCGCCTCCATACTGAGGCGGAGTCGCTCCTCGGTCTGCCGAATGGTGGCCTCGACCTGTTCGCGCTCCCGCAGCTGCTGCGCTAATTCGGTCGCCGCGCTCACGGCGACGGTGCGCGAGTAGTGGACGGCGAATCCGATCAGTGCCAGCGCGAAGCTCATCGCGAGCCCGTGAAACACGCTGATCGGCCGATTCAACGAGACCATGATCCCGTGCATTTCGGCGTACACCAGCGAGCCGACCAGCACGATATTCGCGACGAGCGCGGCGATCAGCACGCGCGGACCGTGGAAGATGCCCGCCACGACTACGGCGCCGATGAAGCAGAGGTAGCCGATCGAGCGAATGGAGCCGTATCCGACCACCATCAACGCGCCGGACCCGATCAACGATAGGATCAGGACCGTCGATGCCGTGCGCACACGGCCCACGGCCACGGCTGACAAGGCGACCAGTGCCGCACCGAGGAGCACGACCGGGCCGGCCAGCTCGATGCCGCCGAGACTCCGCCCGGCCGCCAGCAGCACCGCCAACAGTGCGAGTGGCATACCGACCAGAATCGGCCACAGCACTTTGCGCGCGCCACCCGACGGGTGTTCGGGGAGCAGTAGATCAGGCATAACGGCACATCACTCGGCAGACGTTGGAGGCGAAGAGACGGCCCCCGTCGGCCAATACACAATATAGACGCACGAGCCAGCGATGAGGGCACGCGCACACCCGCGCGCGCTTGATATGCACCTCGTCCGTCTACATTGCCTCTCGGCTCCTTCTACGCCATTCCAGTCAGCATGATCTCCTTCGGCCGCAACAGCATCCTCCTCAGCATCGGCACGGCGCACGCGCTCGTGCTTGCGGGCCTGTTGTTGCGCGCACCGGTGAACCGCACGGCGAATCGGCTGCTCGCCGCGCTGCTCACGATTGTCGCGTTTCGGGTGCTGCCGTACATCATCGGCTTCGCGGGCTTCTACGACACGTGGCCATGGCTCTCGTTCATGCCGTACGAGTGGTCGCTGGCGATCGGCGCGGTGATCTGGTTGTACATCCACGTGATCTGCACCGGCGCACTTCCGACCCGGTGGGCGTGGCACTTCGTGCCCGCGGCCCTGCAGGGGGCGTACTACAGCACGATCTTCGTGCAACCGCTGGCATTCAAGAACCACTGGAATACGGTCGCGCATGTGCCGTACATCGTGCCGATCGAAACGACGTGGTCCTTCGTGGCGCTCGTCATCTACGTGGCCCTCGCCTGGCGTACGCACGCGCGCTATCAGCACTGGCTCGATACGGCCCTCTCCAACCGCGAGGAGTTCCGGCTCGACTGGCCCCGACGCTTCCTGATCGCCTGTAGCGTGACCGTCGCGCTCTGGGTGGCGCACAGTCTGTACGAAGCCGCCGTCGGCGGTCTCACCTACTTCGACCGCCTGCCGCTCTACCTTTGGTTCTCGGTCCTGGTGTACGGCCTCGGACTCGGCGGTCTCCGCAGCGCCCGTCTCGCGTATCCGCGGCCGGACGCAGTGGCCGAGCCAGAGCTGCCGGTGGTGCTCGCGCCGGCGACCGAGGCGGCCACCGAGGCGGCTACCGAGGCGGTGGCCGTCCTGCCGAAGACCGAACGGCCGGCCGATTGGCGCGACATGGGTGAGCGCTTCGACGCCGAGGTACGCGCCGGTTGCTGGTGGCGAGACCCGGAACTCACGGCCCCGAGGCTCGCCCGTCTGCTGGCCACGAACACCACCTATCTCTCCCGCGCCCTCAATGATGGGCTCGGCGTCAACTTCAACGAGTTCATCAATCGGATCCGAGTCGACGCGGTGCAAGCCGAATTGCGCACCGCGAGCGCCGATCGCGACATCCTCACGATCGCGCTGGACGCTGGCTTCAACTCCAAGGCGTCGTTCAACCGCGTCTTCAAACGCGTCGCATCGGTCACTCCGACCGAATTCAAGCGCTTGGCCGATGCCGTGACGTCTCAAACTCCATAAATCCGCGCAGTTCGTGTGTTTCGCGACGCGATGGGCCCGCGGTTTGGGGAGATTCGCGTCGTCCCCATACCGGAGTTTGCATGTCGTTCGTGTCCTTCAGGTCAGCGCTGTCCCGCTCGCTTGCCCTCGCCGCCGTCGCCGCGACCGTCGCCGTTTCTCCCGCGCCGGCGCAGTCCGCGCCGAGAGCAGCCCAGCTCGACACCCAGGCCTACGTGCCGCGCACGCTCGCGACGGCCGACCTGGTCGCCGACCTCGCGCTGTTGCGTCGCGCCCTGAGCGAGGTGCATGCCGGCTGGGATCGGTACACGCCGCGAAAGGTCATCGATTCCGCGTTCGCACGTCTGGAACGCCGCGCTGCGCAGCCCATGACCGACATGGACTTTTACCATGACGTCGCGCTGTTGCTCGCGCAGCTCCGTTGCGATCACACCAAGGCCGAGCTGCCGCGGTCGATTTATCAGTATCGCACGACCCAGCCCACGTTTCTGCCGGTACGCGTGCGGATGCTTGGCGACCGGATCTTCGTGGTGACCGGGTCCGGACTGGAGCGCGGTACCGAGATCCGCGCCATCAACGGCATTGCGTCCAAGGACGTGGTCGCGCGCCTCTCCCGCTACGTGGCCGTTGACGGCTTCACCGACTTCGCGCGCACCGCCCGCCTCGAGTCGGACGGGGACCTCATGGGCAACGACCTGGATCACTACTGGCCGTTCGAGTTCGGATTCGCCCGTTCATGGACTCTGACCCTCGTGAACGCAGCGGGTGCCACGAGCACGATCACCCGCGCCCCGATCACCTACGCGGCGTGGCAGGCGCTCGGCGACGCGCAGCCGGCCGATTTTCGCACGGGCACCGCGTGGCGCGCGCTCGATGATTCGACCGCGTTGCTCACGGTGCGCAGCTTTGTGAACTATCGCACGCCGGTCGCCGTCGATTCGCTCTATGCGAGCGTGTTCAATGCTATCCGTGCGCGCGGTGTGACACAGCTGGTGGTCGATCTGCGCGACAATGGTGGTGGCTCCGACGACGCGGCGTGGGGCCTCGTGCGTCATCTCATCTCGGCACCTCTGGTTCCGCTCAAGGCGGTCCGTCGGCGCACGATCAACGTGGCGCCGGAGTTGCGCACGGCGTTCGAGACGTGGAGCGATCCGTCGGCGCTCTTCGCGCCCGACGCATTGGCGTTCACCCGTCGCGACGACGGCTGGTACGCCGAGCGGTTCGCGACGCCGACGCTCGACCCGGCGCCGGGCGCGTTCTCCGGTCGCATTTCCGTGCTGACGAGCCGCCGCAACAGCTCGGCGACGACCATGTTGTTGGCCGTGCTGCAGCAGGCCGGCGCGCGTAGCGGCCGCCTTCGCCTGGTTGGTGAGGAGACGGGAGGAAGCGCCGAGGGGCCGACGGCGGGACAGATTCTGTTTCTGCGGTTGCCGGCGAGTGGTGTGCGCGTGCGCATTCCCCTCAAGCGGACCGACGTGAACGTGCCGTTCGTCGCCGGCATGGGCGTGTTCCCCGATATCGATGCGACGGAGACGATCGATGACCTGCGGGCCAATCGCGATCGCGCGCTGCTCATGGCCCAGTCGACGCCGTGGGCGGGCGACGCTGGTGCACTGCTCGCACGCACGACGGGACTGATGCGCGGCAGTCTTGTCTATCGCGACTACGGCACGGGGCGCATGGTGACACTGCCCACCGTGCAGCATGTGGCGCCGATCGGCGGCAGCGATGCGTTTCGCGTGCGCACGGTCTACGACGACGGCCCGGGCAAGACGATCTACTCGACTGACGTGGTGCGTGTCGACGGCGATCGGGTGATCGAGGGCGCGCCGGGCGGCGTACAGGATACGCTGACGATTGCGTCACGGCGCGAAACAGCCGAGGGTCTGGAATTGGTGCTGCTGGGCCGAGGCATGGACAACAACAAGCCGGTCGAGTTTCGATACACGTGGACCTTGGGAACGGCGACGGTGCGTAAGTTGAAGGAGTTCCGTGTGCCTGGCGCGACGACGTGGGAGTACCGGCATGTATACGCCTTTTCACGATGAGGCCTCGTCTGCGATGAGCACCCGAGAGGCATGGACGTTCGACGCGGTGCTCCGCGGCCTGCTGAACGGTGACTGCACGGCGCTGACGCCGGTCTTTGTCACGACGCATGGCGACGCGCACTCCAGTGCGATCGTGCGGTGGGTGAGCGCAGGGGCGTTCGCGTCCGAGCCGCAGGCGCTCACCGAAGCGCTCACCACGGCCTGCTGGCTGGGGGAGCTCGAAGTCGCACGCTACTTGCTCGACCTCGGCGTCGATCCCGAGGCCGGCACCGGCACGGGTATGAATGCGCTGCACTGGGCGGCGAATCGTGGACAGCTGGCGGTGGTGGAGCTGCTGCTTTCTCGGGGCGTGCCGTTGGAGACCCTGAGCCGGTACGGCGGCACCCCGCTCGCGACCGCGGAGTGGTCGGCGCGGAACGAACCACGTCCGGACCACCGGCGCATCATCGCCGCGTTGCTTCGCGCCGGCGCTGACCCGCGTGCGATCGCGCTGCCGACCGGTGACGACGAGATCGATGCGATGCTGCGAGTCGCCCTCGGCCACGCCTGACGCGTTTCATGTCTCCGCGATAGCTTGGCATGTGGTGCATCGATGCACCCCCCGCCTCCCGCCCGCAGTGGAGTGTTCCGCGTGTACTCCCGTCGTTCCAAAGTTGCGCCGCAGTACGATGTCATCGTCGTTGGCTCCGGCGCCGGCGGTGGAATGGCCGCCTATCAGCTGTCGGTGCAGGGGCTCAAGGTGCTGCTCCTCGAAGCGGGGCGTGATTACGACCCGGTTACCGAAACGCCTATGTTCCAGACGCCCAAAGACGCGCCGCTGCGCGGCAGTGGCAATGCGGACAAGCCGTTCGGTTTCTACGATGCCACGGTCGATGGCGGCTGGCGCGTACCGGGCGAGCCGTTCACGACGGCGCCGGGCAGCCAGTTCAGCTGGTGGCGCTCCCGCATGCTGGGAGGGCGCACCAACCACTGGGGCCGCATCTCGCTGCGCATGGGCCCGTACGACTTTAAGCCCAAGTCGCGCGACGGACTCGGTGCCGACTGGCCGATGACGTACGACACGATGGCGCCGTACTACGACAAGACGGAACTGCTCATCGGCGTGTACGGCGGTGACGATGATCTCGAGAACACTCCGCGATCCTCACCCGGTGTGTTGCAGCCGCCGCCAGCCGCGCGCTCGTACGAGCTGCTGGCCAAACAGGCGTGTGATCCGCTCAAAATTCCCGTGATCCCCGCGCACCGCGCCGTGCTCACACAGCGACAGGACTCGGCCCGCCTCCCGGCCAAGCTGCACCCCGGCAATGCGCTGGCCCAGCGCGTGCTGCGGCAGAGCATGAACGAGCGCATGGCCTGCTTCTACGCCACCGACTGCGGCCGCGGTTGCTCGATCAAGGCGAACTTCCAGAGCACCACGGTGTTGCTGCCGCCGGCGATGGCCACCGGCAACGTCACGTTGATTACCGACGCGATGGTGCGCGAAGTGACCATCGATGCGCAAGGCAAGGCGAGCGGCGTGCATTACATCGACAAGCTCACGCGCGTCGATCATCACGTCACGGCCAAGGTGGTGGTGCTGGCGGCGAGCGCGTGCGAAACGTCGCGCATCATGCTGAATTCCAAGAGCACGATGTTCCCGAACGGCATCGCCAACAGTAGTGGCGTGGTCGGCAAGTATCTCATGGATACCGTGGGCGCCGGACTCTCGGCGCAGATTCCTCGACTGGAAGGACTGCCGCCGGTGAATGAAGACGGTACCGCCGGCATCCACATGTACATGCCGTGGTGGAAGTACGGTGATCAGAAGGCCGGCAAGATGTCGTTTGCGCGCGGCTATCACATCGAATTCGGCGGCGGACGCGGCATGCCCGGGCCCGGCATCTTCGGTGGGCTCGAGAGTTTCACGCAGGGGGCGTACGGCAAGAAGTTCAAGGAAGAAGCCCGTCGCTACTACGGTTCGTTCATGTACTTCGACGGCCGTGGCGAGATGATCCCGAACGAGGACTCATACTGCGAGATCGATCCGGTGGCGGTGGACCAGTGGGGTATTCCGGTGCTGCGCTTCCACTGGAAGTGGTCGGAGCATGAGATCCAGCAGGCGGCGCATATGCACAAGACGTTCGCCGAGATCATCGACAAGATGGGCGGAACGGTGCAGGGCACGGTGCAGACCGATGGCAACAAGGCGATCGCGGCCGGTGGTTCGATCATCCACGAAGTGGGCACCGTGCGCATGGGCAGCGATCCGAAAACGTCGGTGCTCAACGAGTTCGGTCAGTCATGGGACGTGAAGAACCTGTACGTCACCGACGGCGCCACGTTCGTGTCGAACGCCGACAAGAACCCCACGTTGTCGATCCTCGCGCTCGCGTGGCGCAGCTGCGATCACATCGTGGAAGAACTGAAGCGGGGGAATCTCTGATGCGCGACGACGTGAACGAAGAGACGAACGACACCGCGAACGACGAGCCGAAGCCGGCCGGGCAGGGCATGACGCGCCGCGATACGCTGAAGGCGATGGCGGCGGCCGCGATGGTGCCGATGCTACCCGCGCCGTCGTCGGCGGCACCGGTCGCGCCGGTGCCGCGTGCACCGCTGCCGATGCTCGACGAAGCGAGCCAAGCCAAGCGCAAAGGCCCGCGCGGAACGCCGAGCGACCCGGTGCTGCAGGTGGCCAAGGCCGACTGGCCGATGCGCCTGCAGTTACGCGAGATGACCACGCTCGGCGCGCTGTGCGACATGATCATCCCCGCCGACGCCAAGAGCCCCTCGGCGTCGGCGGTCGGTGCGCCGGCGTACATCAACGAGTGGGCCAGTCGGCCCGGCGGTGATGCCTCGCTCGTGCGCGTGCGCGGCGGACTGGCCTGGCTCGATCGGGAAGCGAACACGCGTTTCGGCAAGCGCTTCCATCTGGCCACCACCGCGCAGCGCACCGCGATCTGCGACGACATCTGCTATCTGCCGAAGGCGAAGCCCGAGCACCAGTTTGCCGCGCAGTTCTTCGACACCATCCGCGATCAGACGGCGACCGCGTTCTACACCACGCCGCAGGGGTGGAAAGACCTCGGCTACATCGGCAACGTGGCGATCCCGAAATTCGAGGGGCCGAACGCGGAGATTCGTCGGAAGATCGGGCTGGAGTGAGTGTCCTGCGGCGCGCAGCTCACTCCTCCGCGCCGCACTCCAACAACAACCGTTCCACCGACGCAAAGTTGCCGTCGCGCGGGCCGTGCTCGGCCCCGTGGCGGCACCATCCCAATGGCGTGCCCTGATGATGCGCATCCCGCTGCGCGATCAATGCGAGGCCTGCGGGTGTCCCGAGCAAGACGGCCACGGTTTCCGCCGACCCCCGCCACGCCGCACAATGCAACGCGGTGCCGGAATCGTGTCCCGGCGTGGCCGGGTCGAAGCCCAGCTCCAGCATGAGTGCGACCGCCGGTGCGTCGCCGTCCCAGGCGGCATCGGCAATGGCCCGATGGTCCCGCGCGTCGAGTGACGCCACCACGTGCGGGTGTTCGCGCACCAGCGCTCGCGCTGCTTCGACATCGGTGCGGCGACAGGCGAAGCGCAGCAGCTGCACCGGCGTGGCGAACGATCGCATCGCGGTGAGTGTGTCGTCGTGCCCGAACTGCGCGGCGACCTCCAACGGCGAGCGGTTGCTTCCGATCGTCCAGAAGTACATGTGAAAGCTGCTCGGTGGCATTTCGGCATAGGCGCCGCGAGCGGTCTGCTCACTCAACAGCGAGGGACGCGCTTGCAGCAACGCGACGGCGCGATCCGTCAGCCCGAGCGCCGCTGTCATGAAGATGTCGGCGTGGGCACCGCGCTCCACGAGATACTGCGCCAGCGCGTAACGTCCCGCATCGCGCGAGCGATCGAGCATCCATTCGGCCGGCGTGGCGCGGTGATCCACGTCGCGCGCATCGATGTCAGCGCCCGCGCGCAGCAGCAGATCGATCACGCCGCGCGAACGCGCAAAGTGCAGCGGCGTTTGTCCATCACCTCCGCGCTCATGCACGCACGCTGGGTCGGCGCCGATCATCGAGGCGAGCAGATCCGCATCGTCGAGATGGGCCGCTGCGCAGGCGTCGGGAATGGCACCCGCCGCGAGCAGTCGTTCGGCGGCCGCACCGGTGGCCACATGCAGCGCGTGGAATGGGCCAGCCCACCACGCGCTGCGCGCGTTGGGATCGGCCCCGAACTCGAGCAGCACCTCCAGCATCGCCAGGTTGTTGGCGTTCGCGACGATGGCCGGCGCGTCGAACGGAAATGCCGGCGCGTTGATCATCGGACGGAACTCCGCGTGTTGAGCGAAGAGTGATCGCACGGCGTCGGCGTCGCATCGCTGCATCGCGTCGTGCATCTGTTGCATGGGAGACAATGGCTGCTGGGTCGTCATGTCGAATGCAGTCGGGGAACGCCTCGTGAGGGCACATGCGGACCGCCTACGGTAGCGTCATGCAGCAGCAGGCGAAAGTATGCTCGCCGGGTGTTGATTGGCACGCGCCGTGCGTGCAATCGCTGTGCGTGCTATCGCCGTTCGTCGACTCGAGTCGACCTACGACCCGTCATCATCGGCCCCCGCACATGACAGACACTCCCGAAGCGCAGGCCATTCCTGGCGAACCACCGTTCAAGGACGGCGCGCTCTCGTTCGGCGCCTTCTATCCCAAGAACTATCTGCTCGCCGTATTCGCGGACGGTCCGACGGCAAGAACGGCCGCCGAGCATGTGCACGGCCAAGGCTTCGCCGCCGACGAGGTGATCGTCGCTTCCGGAGCGGACGTGTTGGCACATGAGCGGGACGTCG
This region of Gemmatimonas groenlandica genomic DNA includes:
- a CDS encoding PAS domain-containing hybrid sensor histidine kinase/response regulator, giving the protein MPDLLLPEHPSGGARKVLWPILVGMPLALLAVLLAAGRSLGGIELAGPVVLLGAALVALSAVAVGRVRTASTVLILSLIGSGALMVVGYGSIRSIGYLCFIGAVVVAGIFHGPRVLIAALVANIVLVGSLVYAEMHGIMVSLNRPISVFHGLAMSFALALIGFAVHYSRTVAVSAATELAQQLREREQVEATIRQTEERLRLSMEATRQGWFDLDLRTGAVMTSAHFARIMGADPHEPNMSQSTWMNSIHLDDRAAVLGLFEECLRTGDTRQMEYRMRTRTGGSVWIRSIAKVVEWDAQQRPVRMTGTHTDISDQMQVLIALRQSERQYRTLVELSPVAILVQRGGIVLYGNAAATALLGAHGLDDVVGMSLTQFVHPEDRDALLQYTAATPSADVAGRMTELRFVRVDGETLEVSVQCTPITFEGATAVQLNCTDISARKRATETLLRSRQLESLGTLAAGIAHDFNNIILAIRGNAELAALDIGAHHAAADAVTEITRASARASEIVRRITTFARPKTPNREYVALPTLIDEVLKLLRPTIPAGIALHLRTGEPVASVHADAAQLHEALVNLTANAADAIGHREVGAITYVLDGITLDTEHAQSLGLAVGDYVRISVSDTGRGMDTTTMARAFDAFFTTKPIGEGSGLGLSMAYGIVRSHGGALVANSAPGAGTTFRLYLPAASGKAVEVSTADATPAVSTISRRVMYVDDEAQLVRLAQRILSRAGHHAEVFTDPASALERFRQAPGEFDLVVTDLTMPGMSGLQLARAVKTVRAEMPIVMVTGDADATAEAEAEEAGIAFVAVKASVGHQLIGLVERVYPGEA
- a CDS encoding helix-turn-helix domain-containing protein, translating into MISFGRNSILLSIGTAHALVLAGLLLRAPVNRTANRLLAALLTIVAFRVLPYIIGFAGFYDTWPWLSFMPYEWSLAIGAVIWLYIHVICTGALPTRWAWHFVPAALQGAYYSTIFVQPLAFKNHWNTVAHVPYIVPIETTWSFVALVIYVALAWRTHARYQHWLDTALSNREEFRLDWPRRFLIACSVTVALWVAHSLYEAAVGGLTYFDRLPLYLWFSVLVYGLGLGGLRSARLAYPRPDAVAEPELPVVLAPATEAATEAATEAVAVLPKTERPADWRDMGERFDAEVRAGCWWRDPELTAPRLARLLATNTTYLSRALNDGLGVNFNEFINRIRVDAVQAELRTASADRDILTIALDAGFNSKASFNRVFKRVASVTPTEFKRLADAVTSQTP
- a CDS encoding S41 family peptidase, which translates into the protein MSFVSFRSALSRSLALAAVAATVAVSPAPAQSAPRAAQLDTQAYVPRTLATADLVADLALLRRALSEVHAGWDRYTPRKVIDSAFARLERRAAQPMTDMDFYHDVALLLAQLRCDHTKAELPRSIYQYRTTQPTFLPVRVRMLGDRIFVVTGSGLERGTEIRAINGIASKDVVARLSRYVAVDGFTDFARTARLESDGDLMGNDLDHYWPFEFGFARSWTLTLVNAAGATSTITRAPITYAAWQALGDAQPADFRTGTAWRALDDSTALLTVRSFVNYRTPVAVDSLYASVFNAIRARGVTQLVVDLRDNGGGSDDAAWGLVRHLISAPLVPLKAVRRRTINVAPELRTAFETWSDPSALFAPDALAFTRRDDGWYAERFATPTLDPAPGAFSGRISVLTSRRNSSATTMLLAVLQQAGARSGRLRLVGEETGGSAEGPTAGQILFLRLPASGVRVRIPLKRTDVNVPFVAGMGVFPDIDATETIDDLRANRDRALLMAQSTPWAGDAGALLARTTGLMRGSLVYRDYGTGRMVTLPTVQHVAPIGGSDAFRVRTVYDDGPGKTIYSTDVVRVDGDRVIEGAPGGVQDTLTIASRRETAEGLELVLLGRGMDNNKPVEFRYTWTLGTATVRKLKEFRVPGATTWEYRHVYAFSR
- a CDS encoding ankyrin repeat domain-containing protein; this translates as MSTREAWTFDAVLRGLLNGDCTALTPVFVTTHGDAHSSAIVRWVSAGAFASEPQALTEALTTACWLGELEVARYLLDLGVDPEAGTGTGMNALHWAANRGQLAVVELLLSRGVPLETLSRYGGTPLATAEWSARNEPRPDHRRIIAALLRAGADPRAIALPTGDDEIDAMLRVALGHA
- a CDS encoding GMC family oxidoreductase, which encodes MYSRRSKVAPQYDVIVVGSGAGGGMAAYQLSVQGLKVLLLEAGRDYDPVTETPMFQTPKDAPLRGSGNADKPFGFYDATVDGGWRVPGEPFTTAPGSQFSWWRSRMLGGRTNHWGRISLRMGPYDFKPKSRDGLGADWPMTYDTMAPYYDKTELLIGVYGGDDDLENTPRSSPGVLQPPPAARSYELLAKQACDPLKIPVIPAHRAVLTQRQDSARLPAKLHPGNALAQRVLRQSMNERMACFYATDCGRGCSIKANFQSTTVLLPPAMATGNVTLITDAMVREVTIDAQGKASGVHYIDKLTRVDHHVTAKVVVLAASACETSRIMLNSKSTMFPNGIANSSGVVGKYLMDTVGAGLSAQIPRLEGLPPVNEDGTAGIHMYMPWWKYGDQKAGKMSFARGYHIEFGGGRGMPGPGIFGGLESFTQGAYGKKFKEEARRYYGSFMYFDGRGEMIPNEDSYCEIDPVAVDQWGIPVLRFHWKWSEHEIQQAAHMHKTFAEIIDKMGGTVQGTVQTDGNKAIAAGGSIIHEVGTVRMGSDPKTSVLNEFGQSWDVKNLYVTDGATFVSNADKNPTLSILALAWRSCDHIVEELKRGNL
- a CDS encoding gluconate 2-dehydrogenase subunit 3 family protein; its protein translation is MRDDVNEETNDTANDEPKPAGQGMTRRDTLKAMAAAAMVPMLPAPSSAAPVAPVPRAPLPMLDEASQAKRKGPRGTPSDPVLQVAKADWPMRLQLREMTTLGALCDMIIPADAKSPSASAVGAPAYINEWASRPGGDASLVRVRGGLAWLDREANTRFGKRFHLATTAQRTAICDDICYLPKAKPEHQFAAQFFDTIRDQTATAFYTTPQGWKDLGYIGNVAIPKFEGPNAEIRRKIGLE
- a CDS encoding ankyrin repeat domain-containing protein, translated to MTTQQPLSPMQQMHDAMQRCDADAVRSLFAQHAEFRPMINAPAFPFDAPAIVANANNLAMLEVLLEFGADPNARSAWWAGPFHALHVATGAAAERLLAAGAIPDACAAAHLDDADLLASMIGADPACVHERGGDGQTPLHFARSRGVIDLLLRAGADIDARDVDHRATPAEWMLDRSRDAGRYALAQYLVERGAHADIFMTAALGLTDRAVALLQARPSLLSEQTARGAYAEMPPSSFHMYFWTIGSNRSPLEVAAQFGHDDTLTAMRSFATPVQLLRFACRRTDVEAARALVREHPHVVASLDARDHRAIADAAWDGDAPAVALMLELGFDPATPGHDSGTALHCAAWRGSAETVAVLLGTPAGLALIAQRDAHHQGTPLGWCRHGAEHGPRDGNFASVERLLLECGAEE